CAATAATATTTTGGCTAGATACTGCTTCAGCACGTTCTATTTTAGCAACTATTTTCGCTATGCTACCACATTTTAATGCTATATTACGTGCTATCTTTATATCTTCACTACAACGAGGAAAGGAAACAGCTAAGTAATCAACTCCAATTTTAGATGCGATCTTAATATCTTCTTTATCTTTTTCAGTTAAAGTTTCAGCAGACAAACCCCCTCCAAGTTTATTTATACCTTTATTGTTAGAAAGCATTCCTCCTACAATTATTTTAGTTAGTACTGTACTACTTGTAGTACTAATTACTTCTAATTGTATTCTTCCATCATCTAATAATAATATATCTCCTTTAAAAACGTCATCAGGTAATTTTTTATAATCTATTCCTACTTGATTTTCATTTCCTAAATTCGCATTTAAAAAAGCATCTAAAATAAATAGTTCTCCCATTCTTAATGTTACTTTACCTTTTTTAAATTTTGAAATACGAATTTTTGGACCTTGTAAATCACCTAGCAATGCAATGTATGTATCCAATTTTTCCATAATTTTTTTTGCATTTTTAGCTCTAAGCTCGTGTTCTTCCTTAGTACCATGAGAGAAATTTAAACGAAGAACGTTTACTCCTGATTGAATCATTTCTTTAAGAACAGTATTATCATCTGTAGATGGACCTAAAGTAGCAACAATTTTAGTTCGTTTAAAATACTTTTTCATATTTTCATCTTAAATGAGAGTTTTAATGATATAAACAAATTTTTAATAAATATTTTCGTAAAAACGTAAATCTTAAGTTTCATTTACGAAAATATAGCTATGGTATATAATTTTATTAATTATAATCAACACTGTAAATATTTTATATAAATATATTGTCATTTTTAAAGTCTTTAGCTTAATAAACGACATCAAGTAATGTAAATTTTTTATTCAATATAATACTAATATATATTATAATTCATTTAAATAAAAATAATAATGATTTTTATTATCATGCTTATGATAATAAAAAGATGGATATTGTATACATACACTGTATGCAACAATTAATGTATAAATTAAAATAAAAATTTTAAAAATATATAGTACAACAAAACTGTGAGTATATAGAATTAAAATAATAAGGAAATAATTATGAAAGAAACAAATACAACATGCTATCTGGTTATTTTTGGTGCGAAAGGAGATCTTGCTTGCAGAAAACTTTTACCTTCTTTATATCAATTAGAAAAAATAAAAAAACTGTCAAAAAATATGAAAATTATCGGAGTTGGACGAGCTAATTGGGATAAAAATGTCTATTCAACTGTAGTTCGTAAATCTCTAGAGAAATTTATGAGTGAAACTATCAAAAAAAATATATGGAATGTTTTTTCTCTTCGATTAGAATTTTGTGATCTCGATGTCAATAATATTCATAGTTTTTATAAACTAAAAAAAATGTTTATTAAAGCTAATCATTTAATTATAAATTATTTTGCAATGCCACCTAATACATTTAGTGCTATTTGCCAAGGATTAGGAAAAATAAATTTAAATCTTGAGCCTACACGTATTATAATAGAAAAACCATTAGGCTCTTCTTTACAAACTTCTCAAAATATAAATAATGAAATTAGTAAATATTTTAAAGAAAATCAAATTTTTCGTATGGATCATTATTTAGGTAAAGAGACTATATTAAATTTACTAGCCTTTAGATTTTCTAATTCTATTTTTTATCACAATTGGAACAATAATTTCATAGATCATATACAAATAACTATTTCTGAACAAATAGGAGTTGAGGGTAGAAAAGAATATTTCGATAATACAGGCCAAATTCGAGACATGGTACAAAATCATTTATTGCAAATATTAACTATAATTACAATGTCTCCACCAATAAATTTATATTCCGAAAATATTCAAAACGAAAAAATAAAAATATTAAAGTCATTACGACCATTTAACAAAAAAAACATCCATAAAAAAGTAATATTAGGTCAATATACTTCAGGTGTTGTAAATGAAAAAAAAATACCTTCATATTTAGAAGATATAGGGGAAAAAGTACATAGCAAAACTGAAACGTTTGTATCGATGAAGGTCAACATTGACAATAAACAATGGTATGGAGTTCCATTTTACTTAAGAACGGGAAAAAGACTTCCCAAAAAATATTCAGAAATAGTTATATTTTTTAAAAATGTACCAATGAACATTTTTAGTCACCAAGATGGTAATTTACCAAAAAATAAAGTAACTATTTCTTTGCAACCAAATGAAGGAATAAACATTCAAATTCTAAATAAAATTCCAGGATTAGAATCTAATTATAAATTAGACGTAACTAATTTTAATTTTAATTATTCTCAATGCTTTAAAAAGCACAAGTTATTTGATGCGTACGAACGATTATTATTAGAAAGTATCAGAGGAAATCGATCTTTATTTGTAAGTCGAGATGAAGTAGAATTGGCGTGGTATTGGATTGACTCAATTTTTAGTTCTTTGAATTCTCAAAAAAAATTATTACATTTATATCCTGCTGGTACATGGGGGCCTCGTTCATCTCATGATATGATACAAAAAGATGGTTATGAATGGAACGCTCCATAAATTAAAAATTTTTTATAAATATAAGTGAACCAGTATAAAATATTTTCATATTTAATATAGTATTAAAAAATAATGTCTTATCCAAAGAAATGTTGTTATAGTTAATCATTAATGTGAATTGTATTTATTGTAATGTTTGTAAACATCTAATTACTGTCCTTAAACATGTAATAGTATCATTTAAAATATGTATTATATGGTAATAAATTCTATAAATTTAAATATCACAATAATATAAAATATATTTTGACAACCAAAATATACAATATAAATAATTTTTGTCTAATAATTAATATTATCTTTTTTATAAATTTTTACAGATGTGCATATAAAATATTTGACATCAATAACTAAATTTTAAAAAATATTCTAAATTATATTATTACAATGCACCTAATATTATTTGAAAATAATTCAAAAACAAAACTAGTTTATAAAGTATACATAAATATCAATTGTAAGTTAATATGAGTATTATCATTACAAGATAAAAAAATTCAATCAATTATTTATATAAACAACTTAAACGTTTATTTTCAATAAAAAATTTAGGAAGATAATCATGATTCGTATCGTTCTTTTTTTGCTAACTAATTTAGCTGTTATGTGTGTTTTTGGTTTTATTTTAAGTGTTACAGGAATAAAATCGGAGAGCATATATGGACTATTAATAATGTCAACTATATTCGGATTTAGTGGTTCTATTGTGTCATTGCTAATGTCAAAATGGATTGCATTGAAATCTATTAATGGACAAGTAATAAAAAATCCAAATAGTGATCTTGAAATTTGGTTAATGAATACAATTAAACGTCAATCTGAAAAAGTAGGTATTCGAATGCCAGAAGTAGCAATATATTGCGCTGCTGATATAAATGCATTCGCTACTGGTCCAAGACGTAATTCTGCATTAATTGCTGTTTCTACTGGTTTGTTAGATCATATGAATAAAGATGAAGCTGAAGCTGTTTTAGCTCATGAAATTACTCATATAGCTAATGGTGATATGATTACTATGACTTTATTGCAAGGAGTAGTAAATACATTTGTAATCTTTGCATCTAGAATTATAGCTCAAATGATATCACATGTTTTATCGAAAGATAAAGACGAAAATGATAATTCTCCTGGAAATACGTGGATATATATAATTTCTTCTACCATTTTAGAACTAATTTTTGGTATCTTTGCTAGTATAATAACTCTATGGTTTTCTAGACATCGTGAATTTTATGCTGATGCAGGATCTGCAAAACTAGTAGGAAAACATAAAATGATTGCAGCATTAGAAAAACTAAAATTAAGTTACGAACCTCAAGCATCTAATAGTATGATTGCATTTTGTATTAATGGAAAATCTAAACGTTTCTTAAATTTATTTATGTCTCATCCATCATTAGAAAAACGAATTAACGCTCTATATAATAGAGAATATATGTAAAAAACTGATCAACTAATTGCAATAATATATAAAACATATGGTTTAATAAATAAAAGATATAACATTTATTATTTAAAAAATAATATTTTGATATTACTTTTTTATAAAATTATAAGAATCAAACGAAAAAATAAAAAATTAATTATTAATACACGATGTATGTAAAATTAAAAAATTTGTCTCAATGTGACTTTTATTACCTTAAAATTCTAATGAAGGCCTATGTACATTTCATAAGGCCTTTATTTTAAAAAACGTTGTTTGTATCTTAACATAAATATAAAAAATAGATAATAAGAAGAACTAAAATACCAATTTTTAAACTTTTACGTTCATATGTAACTAAAAAATTTTATTCTGTCCTATTATTTTACGGAGTTTCTAATGGAACTTTTTTTAGATCCGTCAAGCTGGGCAGGTCTATTAACACTTGTCATACTAGAAGTAGTATTAGGTATCGATAATTTAGTATTTATTGCAATTCTTTCTAAAAAGTTACCCCCATGCAAACAAGATAAAGCTCGTTTAATTGGATTGAGTTTAGCGCTTTTAATGAGATTAAGTCTTCTTTCATTTATGTCATGGATGGCAACTTTAACATCAATCATCATTAGTAATAAATATTTTTCTCTTTCGGGACGAGATCTAATATTATTAATTGGTGGTTTATTTTTACTATTTAAAGCAACTATAGAATTACATGAAAGATTGGATAATGATATACGTCAAGATGATGATAACAAAAATTATGCTAGTTTTTGGACCATAGTAATTCAAATTGTTATCTTAGATGCTGTATTTTCTTTAGATTCTATTATTACTGCCGTAGGAATGGTAAATAATTTACCAATTATGATGACTGCAGTAATCATAGCTATGACTTTGATGTTATTAGCTTCTAAACCTTTAATAAATTTTATTAATTCACATCAAACGGTAGTGGTTCTATGTTTAAGTTTTTTACTCATGATAGGATTCGGGTTAGTATCAGAAGCATTAGGATTTTTTATACCAAAAGGATATTTATATTCTGCTATTAGTTTCTCTATTATTATAGAACTATTTAACCAAATTGCGCGTCGAAACTTTATTCGACATCAATCTCGAAGACCGATGAGACAAAGAGCTGCAGAAGCTATATTGAGATTAATGATTCGAGATCAATCTAAAAATACTAGTATAATAACCTCCTCTATTAGTAA
Above is a genomic segment from Buchnera aphidicola (Meitanaphis flavogallis) containing:
- a CDS encoding TerC family protein yields the protein MELFLDPSSWAGLLTLVILEVVLGIDNLVFIAILSKKLPPCKQDKARLIGLSLALLMRLSLLSFMSWMATLTSIIISNKYFSLSGRDLILLIGGLFLLFKATIELHERLDNDIRQDDDNKNYASFWTIVIQIVILDAVFSLDSIITAVGMVNNLPIMMTAVIIAMTLMLLASKPLINFINSHQTVVVLCLSFLLMIGFGLVSEALGFFIPKGYLYSAISFSIIIELFNQIARRNFIRHQSRRPMRQRAAEAILRLMIRDQSKNTSIITSSISNTEKKIINTSCADTGEFKEEEKYMINSVLTLAARSIKSIMTPRSEISWVNVEKSISSIRTQLLDTPHSLFPICKGTLDEVIGIARAKELLVEIENKTDVVKFSSTIPPIIIPDTIDPINLMGVLRRAKGSLVIVTNEFGVVQGLVTPLDVLEAIAGEFPDADETPDIIVEKDSWLVKGGTDLHSLQQYLNTTNLIKQENSYASLAGLLISQKGQLPLPGETIHIPPLRFYIVEATQYRINLVRITKDNTSHHQKNN
- the zwf gene encoding glucose-6-phosphate dehydrogenase is translated as MKETNTTCYLVIFGAKGDLACRKLLPSLYQLEKIKKLSKNMKIIGVGRANWDKNVYSTVVRKSLEKFMSETIKKNIWNVFSLRLEFCDLDVNNIHSFYKLKKMFIKANHLIINYFAMPPNTFSAICQGLGKINLNLEPTRIIIEKPLGSSLQTSQNINNEISKYFKENQIFRMDHYLGKETILNLLAFRFSNSIFYHNWNNNFIDHIQITISEQIGVEGRKEYFDNTGQIRDMVQNHLLQILTIITMSPPINLYSENIQNEKIKILKSLRPFNKKNIHKKVILGQYTSGVVNEKKIPSYLEDIGEKVHSKTETFVSMKVNIDNKQWYGVPFYLRTGKRLPKKYSEIVIFFKNVPMNIFSHQDGNLPKNKVTISLQPNEGINIQILNKIPGLESNYKLDVTNFNFNYSQCFKKHKLFDAYERLLLESIRGNRSLFVSRDEVELAWYWIDSIFSSLNSQKKLLHLYPAGTWGPRSSHDMIQKDGYEWNAP
- the htpX gene encoding protease HtpX: MIRIVLFLLTNLAVMCVFGFILSVTGIKSESIYGLLIMSTIFGFSGSIVSLLMSKWIALKSINGQVIKNPNSDLEIWLMNTIKRQSEKVGIRMPEVAIYCAADINAFATGPRRNSALIAVSTGLLDHMNKDEAEAVLAHEITHIANGDMITMTLLQGVVNTFVIFASRIIAQMISHVLSKDKDENDNSPGNTWIYIISSTILELIFGIFASIITLWFSRHREFYADAGSAKLVGKHKMIAALEKLKLSYEPQASNSMIAFCINGKSKRFLNLFMSHPSLEKRINALYNREYM